Proteins encoded together in one Hevea brasiliensis isolate MT/VB/25A 57/8 chromosome 16, ASM3005281v1, whole genome shotgun sequence window:
- the LOC110668538 gene encoding probable methyltransferase PMT27, whose amino-acid sequence MPLGRSRSRRSSSSSSYASTITTIAFIAVCVIGVWMLASNSIVPPQTTARTAEVTAITTTVDDTDVATTNEAQNNEPSNKKDQPAFEDNPGDLPADAIKSDDLKTISEQTNNDKQDSGKQGSVVEENPQGLKGKESGEEQEKQKESQIQVSEESTLTRNQQADQTDKEISESDQESHQTRNESNENREQNTTSANGENSQEYQNQKQNEDQQQEQQENADTGKNSQDSQNRELNADQQQQQQKETESSENNQQFQNTKSYEEQQQRQRQEDAGIHTTSRESPNEISEEDQKERMKQQQEQKLDSTSSDETQQQHKYEDVTVPVIKQNEDKNSEKATENIKTPAENQQIQQESQVENNSIPEKKQDTTMEDNSIDANPAGESSFPGGGTTGIRKESKESKKSWSTQAAESEIQKERRKEESDRKESIFGYAWPLCNVTAGPDYIPCLDNEKAIKQLRTTRHFEHRERHCPEEGPTCLVPLPEGYKRPITWPGSRDKIWYHNVPHTKLAEVKGHQNWVKVTGELLTFPGGGTQFIHGALHYIEFLQQTVPNIEWGKHTRVILDVGCGVASFGGYLFEKDVLTMSFAPKDEHEAQVQFALERGIPAISAVMGSQRLPFPSMVFDLIHCARCRVPWHADGGMLLLELNRVLRPGGYFVWSATPVYQKLEEDVEIWKAMSALTVSMCWELVTIKKDKLNSVSAAIYRKPASNDCYNQRKKNVPPVCKSDDDPSAAWYVPLQACMHEVPVDYNERGSRWPENWPFRLQTPPYWLNSSQMGIYGKPAPQDFATDYEHWKHVVRESYMKGLGISWSNVRNIMDMRAVYGGFAAALMDLKVWVLNVVNVDSPDTLPIIYERGLFGIYHDWCESFSTYPRTYDLLHADHLFSKLKKRCNLAPAMAEVDRIVRPGGKLIVRDESSAIGEVENLLKSLRWEVHLTFSKDQEGLLSAQKGDWRPQIIAASS is encoded by the exons ATGCCTCTAGGCAGGTCTCGTAGTAGGCGTagctcatcatcttcttcatatGCATCAACTATTACTACCATAGCATTCATAGCAGTATGCGTTATAGGTGTGTGGATGCTAGCCTCCAACTCTATAGTCCCCCCACAGACCACCGCCCGGACTGCCGAGGTCACTGCCATCACCACTACTGTGGATGATACTGATGTTGCCACCACCAATGAGGCTCAGAATAATGAACCCAGTAACAAAAAGGATCAACCTGCTTTTGAAGACAATCCTGGTGATCTTCCTGCTGATGCCATCAAATCTGATGATCTTAAAACCATTAGTGAGCAGACTAATAATGACAAACAGGATAGTGGGAAACAGGGTTCTGTTGTTGAAGAGAACCCTCAGGGTTTGAAGGGTAAAGAATCAGGTGAGGAGCAAGAGAAGCAGAAAGAAAGCCAGATTCAGGTATCTGAGGAGAGCACACTGACTCGAAACCAGCAAGCTGATCAGACCGACAAAGAAATTTCTGAATCTGATCAGGAGAGCCATCAAACAAGAAATGAGAGCAATGAGAATCGAGAGCAGAATACAACGTCTGCAAATGGGGAAAATTCACAGGAATATCAGAATCAAAAGCAAAATGAAGATCAACAGCAGGAACAACAAGAAAACGCTGATACAGGTAAGAATTCACAGGACTCGCAGAACCGAGAATTAAATGCAGATCAACAACAACAACAGCAAAAAGAAACTGAAAGCTCAGAAAACAATCAGCAATTTCAAAATACGAAATCATATGAAGAACAGCAACAACGACAACGACAAGAAGACGCTGGAATCCACACGACTTCTCGAGAATCTCCAAATGAGATATCAGAAGAAGATCAGAAAGAAAGAATGAAGCAGCAACAAGAACAAAAGCTAGACTCCACCTCTAGTGATGAAACACAACAACAACATAAATATGAAGACGTAACAGTCCCTGTAATCAAACAAAACGAGGATAAAAATTCTGAAAAAGCAACAGAGAACATAAAAACCCCAGCTGAGAATCAACAAATCCAGCAAGAATCTCAGGTTGAAAATAACTCAATCCCAGAAAAAAAACAGGACACAACAATGGAAGATAATTCAATTGATGCGAACCCAGCTGGCGAATCATCATTCCCTGGTGGTGGCACTACAGGAATACGAAAAGAATCGAAGGAATCAAAGAAGTCCTGGTCAACTCAGGCAGCCGAATCAGAGATCCAGAAAGAGAGACGAAAAGAGGAATCAGATCGTAAAGAAAGCATCTTTGGATATGCATGGCCGCTTTGTAACGTCACTGCAGGTCCTGATTATATACCCTGCTTGGACAATGAGAAGGCAATCAAGCAATTAAGGACTACCAGGCACTTTGAGCATCGGGAAAGGCATTGCCCTGAGGAGGGACCCACTTGTTTGGTCCCGCTTCCGGAGGGGTACAAAAGGCCCATCACATGGCCTGGAAGCAGAGACAAG ATATGGTATCACAATGTACCTCATACGAAATTGGCAGAGGTGAAGGGTCACCAGAATTGGGTTAAGGTGACAGGTGAGCTGTTGACCTTCCCAGGTGGTGGCACACAATTCATACATGGAGCTCTCCACTACATTGAATTTCTTCAACAG ACAGTGCCCAATATAGAATGGGGGAAGCATACTCGAGTGATTTTGGACGTGGGGTGTGGGGTTGCAAGCTTTGGTGGTTACCTTTTCGAAAAGGATGTTCTTACAATGTCTTTTGCACCAAAGGATGAACATGAAGCCCAAGTCCAATTTGCACTTGAAAGAGGAATACCTGCCATATCCGCTGTCATGGGTTCTCAGCGTCTCCCATTCCCAAGCATGGTCTTCGATCTCATCCACTGTGCTCGCTGTAGAGTGCCTTGGCACGCTGATG GCGGTATGCTACTTTTGGAATTGAACCGTGTCCTGCGACCTGGAGGATATTTTGTTTGGTCGGCAACTCCTGTGTACCAAAAGCTTGAAGAAGATGTGGAGATATGGAAAG CAATGTCTGCATTGACGGTATCCATGTGTTGGGAGCTTGTGACAATCAAGAAGGACAAACTTAATTCTGTTAGTGCTGCAATCTACCGCAAACCTGCCTCCAATGATTGCTATAATCAAAGAAAGAAAAATGTTCCTCCAGTGTGTAAGAGTGATGATGATCCAAGTGCCGCCTG GTATGTACCTCTGCAGGCGTGCATGCATGAGGTGCCTGTCGATTACAATGAGAGAGGTTCTCGGTGGCCGGAGAATTGGCCTTTTAGGCTACAGACACCTCCTTACTGGCTAAACAGCTCTCAGATGGGGATATATGGCAAACCAGCTCCTCAGGATTTTGCCACAGATTATGAACATTGGAAACATGTAGTGCGCGAGTCATACATGAAGGGACTGGGCATCAGTTGGTCCAACGTCAGAAATATTATGGACATGAGAGCTGTTTATGGAGG TTTTGCAGCAGCTCTGATGGACCTTAAAGTATGGGTCTTAAATGTTGTGAACGTAGACTCCCCAGATACACTTCCTATAATATATGAGAGAGGCCTTTTTGGTATATACCATGATTGGTGTGAATCCTTCAGCACTTACCCTCGAACTTATGACCTCCTCCATGCTGATCATCTCTTCTCAAAGCTGAAGAAAAG GTGCAATCTTGCTCCTGCTATGGCAGAGGTTGATAGGATAGTGAGACCTGGAGGTAAATTGATAGTCCGTGATGAGTCCAGCGCAATAGGGGAAGTTGAGAACCTGTTAAAGTCCTTGCGATGGGAGGTTCATCTAACCTTCTCCAAAGACCAAGAAGGTTTGCTCAGCGCACAGAAAGGTGATTGGCGGCCACAAATAATTGCAGCTTCTTCCTGA
- the LOC110668539 gene encoding agamous-like MADS-box protein TM6 isoform X2 has product MGRGKIEIKRIENPTNRQVTYSKRRNGLFKKARELTVLCDAKVSLIMFSNTGKFHEFISPTTTTKNVFDQYQKALGIDLWKTHYERMQEHLRKLREKNNKLRREIRQRMGEDLNDLSMDELHGLEQRMASALEVVRERKVKNLEERHGDLVLEYEAKCEDPHCGLVDNDGDYESAIALANAASNLYAFRLHHGHLGTNLHHGGGFGSHELRLA; this is encoded by the exons ATGGGTCGTGGAAAGATCGAGATCAAGAGGATTGAGAACCCTACTAACAGGCAGGTCACCTACTCCAAGCGAAGAAATGGTCTTTTCAAGAAAGCGCGAGAGCTCACTGTTCTTTGTGATGCTAAAGTTTCTCTTATCATGTTCTCCAATACTGGAAAATTCCATGAGTTCATTAGCCCTACCACAAC GACAAAGAATGTGTTTGATCAATACCAGAAGGCTTTGGGGATAGATCTGTGGAAAACGCATTATGAG AGAATGCAAGAGCACCTAAGAAAGCTAAGAGAGAAGAATAATAAACTGAGAAGAGAGATTAG GCAAAGGATGGGTGAGGATTTAAATGATCTGAGCATGGATGAGCTGCACGGTCTTGAGCAAAGAATGGCTTCTGCATTGGAGGTAGTACGTGAAAGGAAG gttAAAAATTTAGAGGAAAGACATGGAGACCTCGTGCTAGAATAT GAGGCAAAATGTGAGGATCCGCACTGTGGTTTAGTGGATAATGACGGAGATTATGAGTCTGCAATTGCACTTGCAAATGCGGCATCCAACCTCTATGCTTTCCGGCTGCACCACGGCCATCTGGGGACTAACCTTCACCATGGAGGAGGGTTTGGATCCCATGAACTCCGCCTAGCTTAA
- the LOC110668501 gene encoding aldehyde dehydrogenase family 3 member F1, with protein MDQIKVEKGMAELKETFSSGKTRSAVWRKTQLRALIELVHENEEEIFKALHQDLGKHPVEAYRDEVGVILKSADYSLSRVEKWMAPKKGHIPLLFFPANGEVMPEPFGVVLIFASWNFPISLALDPLIGAISAGNTVVLKPSDMSPKCSSFLANAIPKYLDPKAIKVVEGGADVCEQLLQQKWDKIFFTGSQRIGRVVMTAAAKHLTPVTLEMGGKSPAILDVTSTSSNMKVVAKRIVGGKWGPCCGQACIGIDYVLVEDEHSSFLIGSLRRIIREFYGENPEESISLSRIGNKNNFDRLSRLIKDPLVAASIVHGGSTDEEKLFIEPTILLNPPLDSEIMTEEIFGPLLPIITLNNIQESIEFMNSRPKPLVIYAFTKDETFKKQILTHTSSGGVVFNDTMVQFICDDLPFGGVGHSGFGRYHGKYSFDTFSHEKAVMHRGFYPEIEPRYPPWNSFKLQFLRLAYSFNYLGLLLLLLGLKKKY; from the exons ATGGATCAGATCAAAGTTGAAAAAGGTATGGCTGAGCTTAAAGAAACATTTTCAAGTGGTAAAACCAGAAGCGCTGTGTGGAGGAAAACCCAGCTCAGAGCCTTGATTGAGCTTGTCCATGAAAACGAAGAGGAAATTTTTAAAGCACTTCATCAAGATCTAGGGAAGCACCCTGTGGAAGCTTACAGGGATGAG GTTGGAGTGATACTAAAATCAGCCGACTATTCTTTGAGCCGTGTGGAGAAATGGATGGCTCCTAAGAAG GGTCATATACCTCTGCTTTTCTTCCCTGCAAATGGAGAAGTGATGCCAGAACCATTTGGCGTAGTCCTGATTTTCGCTTCTTGGAATTTCCCTATAT CACTGGCATTGGACCCATTAATAGGAGCAATATCTGCTGGAAACACTGTGGTTTTGAAACCTTCAGATATGTCCCCAAAGTGCTCCTCTTTTCTGGCTAATGCCATCCCAAAGTACTTGGATCCTAAAGCTATTAAGGTTGTTGAGGGTGGAGCAGATGTTTGTGAACAGCTTCTGCAGCAGAAGTGGGACAAGATTTTCTTTACTG GTAGTCAACGTATAGGCCGCGTTGTAATGACAGCAGCTGCAAAGCATTTAACCCCAGTTACTCTCGAGATGGGTGGAAAAAGTCCTGCAATCCTGGACGTCACGTCCACTTCCTCTAATATGAAG GTAGTAGCTAAAAGAATTGTAGGAGGGAAGTGGGGGCCCTGCTGTGGACAGGCTTGTATTGGTATAGATTATGTGCTTGTAGAAGACGAGCATTCTTCTTTTCTG ATAGGCTCATTGAGGAGGATTATCAGAGAATTTTATGGTGAAAACCCGGAAGAATCGATAAGCCTTAGCAGAATTGGGAACAAGAACAACTTTGACAGGTTATCCAGACTTATTAAAGATCCTCTTGTTGCAGCTTCCATCGTTCATGGCGGTTCAACAGATGAAGAAAAATT GTTCATCGAGCCAACAATCTTGTTAAATCCTCCACTAGATTCAGAGATAATGACAGAAGAAATCTTTGGCCCCTTGCTTCCAATTATCACT TTGAATAACATTCAAGAAAGCATCGAATTTATGAACTCCAGGCCAAAACCTCTGGTCATTTATGCCTTCACCAAGGATGAAACATTCAAGAAACAAATTTTAACGCATACATCCTCTGGAGGCGTGGTTTTCAACGACACGATGGTTCAA TTTATATGTGATGATTTGCCGTTTGGAGGTGTTGGGCACAGTGGATTTGGAAGGTACCACGGGAAGTATTCTTTTGACACTTTCAGCCATGAAAAAGCAGTTATGCACAGAGGTTTCTACCCTGAGATTGAGCCAAGGTATCCTCCATGGAATAGTTTCAAGCTTCAATTTCTCAGATTGGCTTACAGCTTTAACTATCTTGGACTATTGTTGCTGCTGCTGGGACTGAAAAAGAAATATTAG
- the LOC110668504 gene encoding glutaredoxin-C3, whose translation MAFWGLELGPCFFPAIAWFSRWNSFPDNPNRLESPYANSDNSWLKLKMKMRLQGVSVSSFVLVLSLLVLINESKGAYASNSASAFVQNVIHSQRIVIFSKSYCPYCMRAKRIFSELHEQPYVVELDLRDDGAQIQYVLLDLVGRRTVPQVFVNGKHIGGSDDLKAAVQSGQLQKLLATD comes from the exons ATGGCATTCTGGGGCCTGGAGCTTGGGCCTTGTTTCTTCCCTGCAATTGCGTGGTTTTCACGCTGGAATTCGTTTCCTGACAATCCAAACCGCTTAGAGAGTCCATATGCAAACAGTGATAATTCCTGGCTGAAACTGAAGATGAAAATGCGTCTTCAAGGAGTTTCAGTTTCTTCGTTTGTGTTAGTATTGTCGTTGTTAGTATTGATAAATGAATCCAAAGGAGCCTATGCATCGAATTCAGCATCGGCTTTTGTACAGAATGTCATCCACTCCCAAAGGAttgtcatcttctccaaatcctaCTGCCC GTATTGCATGCGTGCCAAGCGCATATTCAGTGAACTACATGAGCAACCATATGTTGTGGAACTAGATCTTCGAG ATGATGGGGCTCAAATTCAGTATGTTCTTCTGGATCTAGTAGGCCGACGCACTGTCccacaagtatttgtgaatggcAAGCATATTGGTGGCTCTGATG ATCTCAAAGCTGCTGTCCAGAGTGGTCAATTGCAGAAACTTTTGGCTACGGATTGA
- the LOC110668539 gene encoding agamous-like MADS-box protein TM6 isoform X1: protein MGRGKIEIKRIENPTNRQVTYSKRRNGLFKKARELTVLCDAKVSLIMFSNTGKFHEFISPTTTTKNVFDQYQKALGIDLWKTHYERMQEHLRKLREKNNKLRREIRQRMGEDLNDLSMDELHGLEQRMASALEVVRERKYHVIKTQTDTHKKKVKNLEERHGDLVLEYEAKCEDPHCGLVDNDGDYESAIALANAASNLYAFRLHHGHLGTNLHHGGGFGSHELRLA from the exons ATGGGTCGTGGAAAGATCGAGATCAAGAGGATTGAGAACCCTACTAACAGGCAGGTCACCTACTCCAAGCGAAGAAATGGTCTTTTCAAGAAAGCGCGAGAGCTCACTGTTCTTTGTGATGCTAAAGTTTCTCTTATCATGTTCTCCAATACTGGAAAATTCCATGAGTTCATTAGCCCTACCACAAC GACAAAGAATGTGTTTGATCAATACCAGAAGGCTTTGGGGATAGATCTGTGGAAAACGCATTATGAG AGAATGCAAGAGCACCTAAGAAAGCTAAGAGAGAAGAATAATAAACTGAGAAGAGAGATTAG GCAAAGGATGGGTGAGGATTTAAATGATCTGAGCATGGATGAGCTGCACGGTCTTGAGCAAAGAATGGCTTCTGCATTGGAGGTAGTACGTGAAAGGAAG TACCATGTGATCAAAACACAGACAGACACCCACAAGAAGAAG gttAAAAATTTAGAGGAAAGACATGGAGACCTCGTGCTAGAATAT GAGGCAAAATGTGAGGATCCGCACTGTGGTTTAGTGGATAATGACGGAGATTATGAGTCTGCAATTGCACTTGCAAATGCGGCATCCAACCTCTATGCTTTCCGGCTGCACCACGGCCATCTGGGGACTAACCTTCACCATGGAGGAGGGTTTGGATCCCATGAACTCCGCCTAGCTTAA